The following are from one region of the Sphingomonas sp. J315 genome:
- the ccmC gene encoding heme ABC transporter permease CcmC: MIHALANPTRFLKIARPLTPILFWSGLLLTLVGAWGGLTQTPPDYLQKESVRILYIHVPSAWLGMGGWSALAIACFAYLVWRHPLAMVAARATAPVGAMFAALCLITGAIWGRPTWGTWWQWDGRLTSMLLLFFIYIAWIALERADRERGGDGRIPALFGIAGTVLLPVIRYSVVWWNTLHQGQSLTLTKSTIHDSMLWPLLLTLPGFSLLFGGIVLMRMRAILAEQRVEARMRRMTA; the protein is encoded by the coding sequence GTGATCCATGCACTCGCCAACCCCACGCGCTTCCTCAAGATCGCGCGCCCGCTGACGCCCATCCTGTTCTGGAGCGGGTTGCTGCTGACGCTTGTCGGTGCCTGGGGCGGCTTGACGCAGACGCCGCCCGACTATCTGCAAAAGGAAAGCGTCCGCATCCTCTACATCCATGTGCCGAGCGCGTGGCTGGGGATGGGGGGGTGGAGCGCGCTGGCAATTGCGTGCTTTGCCTATCTGGTGTGGCGGCATCCGTTGGCGATGGTTGCGGCGCGTGCGACGGCGCCCGTCGGGGCGATGTTTGCCGCGCTATGCCTGATTACCGGGGCGATCTGGGGGCGGCCTACCTGGGGTACGTGGTGGCAATGGGACGGGCGGCTGACGTCGATGCTGTTGCTGTTCTTCATCTATATCGCGTGGATTGCGCTTGAACGTGCCGACCGCGAGCGGGGCGGGGACGGGCGCATTCCGGCGCTGTTCGGGATCGCAGGAACGGTACTGCTGCCGGTGATTCGCTATTCGGTAGTGTGGTGGAACACGTTGCATCAGGGGCAGAGCCTGACGCTGACCAAATCGACGATCCATGATTCGATGCTGTGGCCGCTGCTGCTGACGCTCCCCGGTTTCTCTCTACTGTTCGGCGGCATCGTCCTGATGCGGATGCGTGCAATCCTGGCGGAGCAGCGCGTCGAGGCGCGGATGCGGCGGATGACGGCATGA
- the ccmE gene encoding cytochrome c maturation protein CcmE codes for MKAKHQRLILGLLALAAIGGASGLALSALRDQAAFFYTPSDLATKAPQPGKAVRLGGMVQAGSIKKLADGITISFIVADNGGTVPVRFTGVAPDLFKENSGVVAEGKFEADGSFTADNLLAKHDERYMPPEIADKMPAPGNMGR; via the coding sequence ATGAAGGCGAAGCACCAGCGATTGATCCTCGGGCTGCTCGCACTGGCCGCGATCGGCGGGGCGAGCGGGTTGGCGCTGTCGGCGCTGCGCGATCAGGCTGCGTTTTTCTACACCCCCAGCGACCTCGCCACGAAAGCACCCCAGCCAGGCAAGGCGGTACGACTCGGCGGCATGGTGCAGGCGGGCAGTATCAAGAAGCTGGCCGACGGGATCACCATTTCCTTCATCGTCGCGGACAATGGCGGGACAGTGCCGGTGCGCTTCACCGGCGTCGCCCCGGACCTGTTCAAGGAAAATTCCGGCGTCGTGGCCGAAGGCAAGTTCGAGGCGGACGGCAGCTTTACCGCCGACAATCTGCTCGCCAAGCATGACGAACGCTACATGCCGCCCGAGATCGCCGACAAGATGCCCGCGCCCGGGAACATGGGGCGATGA
- a CDS encoding PilZ domain-containing protein — protein sequence MVSTGKRSITAEFEPAVLGRRRAPRAPVSLDAKVGRGGLDRALCKVVDLSTHGAKIETYSAVRRDSMIWLTLPHVGHWAARVVWSNDFEAGLEFQIPLSEDEFELLVS from the coding sequence ATGGTTTCGACGGGCAAACGCAGCATCACCGCAGAATTCGAACCGGCAGTGCTCGGCCGCCGCCGCGCGCCGCGTGCGCCGGTGTCGCTCGACGCCAAGGTCGGCCGCGGTGGTCTCGACCGCGCACTGTGCAAGGTGGTCGACCTGTCGACCCACGGTGCCAAGATCGAGACCTACTCGGCCGTGCGCCGCGATTCGATGATCTGGCTGACGCTGCCGCATGTCGGCCACTGGGCGGCGCGCGTGGTGTGGTCGAACGACTTCGAAGCCGGGCTGGAGTTCCAGATCCCGCTCAGCGAGGACGAGTTCGAACTGCTGGTTTCCTGA
- a CDS encoding 1-deoxy-D-xylulose-5-phosphate reductoisomerase has product MKTVTILGATGSVGTSTLDLIEREPLAFEVVALTANCDVERLAAAAKRVHARTAVVADASCHQALSDALAGTGIAVASGPDAVCDAARMEADWTMAAIVGTAGLKPVLAALEGGKAVALANKESLVSAGEVVMQAAAATGATLLPVDSEHNAVFQCLETQNADRVSRIILTASGGPFRERSLAEMQGITPEQAVAHPNWSMGAKISVDSATMMNKGLELIEAYHLFPVTPEQLDVIVHRQSVIHSMVEYVDGSVLAQLGSPDMRVPIAHALAWPRRMETPCQRLDLATIGRLDFEAPDYERFPCLRLAREALAAGGARPAILNAANEVAVAAFLSRRIGFLEIAAIVADTLDRYDPAAPETLDQVLAIDAEARILAGERVKDCVV; this is encoded by the coding sequence ATGAAGACCGTTACCATTTTGGGCGCGACCGGGTCAGTGGGCACTTCGACGCTCGACCTGATCGAGCGAGAGCCGCTGGCATTCGAAGTCGTCGCCCTCACCGCCAATTGCGACGTCGAGCGGCTGGCCGCGGCGGCAAAGCGCGTACACGCGCGAACCGCAGTGGTAGCCGACGCAAGCTGCCACCAGGCGTTGAGCGATGCACTCGCCGGGACCGGGATTGCCGTTGCTTCCGGTCCCGACGCGGTGTGCGATGCCGCGCGGATGGAAGCGGACTGGACGATGGCGGCGATCGTCGGGACCGCCGGGCTGAAGCCGGTATTGGCAGCGCTGGAGGGCGGCAAGGCGGTCGCGCTGGCGAACAAGGAGTCGTTGGTTTCGGCTGGCGAAGTCGTAATGCAGGCCGCTGCGGCCACCGGCGCGACACTGCTTCCGGTTGATTCCGAGCATAACGCAGTATTTCAGTGCCTTGAGACGCAGAATGCGGATCGCGTCTCACGCATCATCCTGACCGCGAGCGGCGGGCCATTCCGCGAACGGTCTCTTGCCGAGATGCAGGGGATCACGCCCGAACAGGCGGTGGCGCACCCCAACTGGTCGATGGGCGCGAAGATCAGCGTCGATTCGGCGACGATGATGAACAAGGGGCTGGAGTTGATCGAGGCGTACCACCTGTTCCCGGTGACGCCCGAGCAGCTCGACGTGATTGTCCATCGCCAGTCGGTGATTCATTCGATGGTCGAATATGTCGACGGATCGGTGCTGGCGCAGTTGGGCTCGCCCGATATGCGCGTGCCGATCGCGCACGCGCTCGCCTGGCCACGACGGATGGAAACGCCGTGCCAGCGCCTTGATCTTGCCACCATCGGGCGACTGGATTTCGAAGCGCCGGACTATGAGCGCTTCCCATGCCTCAGGCTGGCGCGCGAGGCGCTGGCGGCGGGCGGGGCGCGTCCAGCGATCTTGAACGCGGCGAACGAAGTCGCGGTTGCGGCGTTCCTGTCGCGACGGATCGGATTTCTTGAAATTGCCGCAATCGTCGCGGATACCCTTGATCGCTATGACCCGGCCGCGCCGGAAACGCTCGATCAGGTGCTGGCGATCGACGCGGAGGCGCGGATTTTGGCGGGCGAGCGTGTGAAGGACTGCGTAGTTTGA
- the ccmD gene encoding heme exporter protein CcmD, giving the protein MNHWPFIIAAYAVVTLGIGGLSLASWVGMRRAEAASEALRDRR; this is encoded by the coding sequence ATGAACCACTGGCCGTTTATTATTGCCGCCTATGCGGTTGTGACGCTGGGCATTGGTGGTCTGTCGCTGGCAAGCTGGGTTGGGATGCGCCGCGCCGAAGCCGCTTCTGAAGCATTGAGGGACCGGCGATGA
- a CDS encoding tetratricopeptide repeat protein, with protein sequence MGWVMLALVGATAFGLLGLFGAPRALWSFGAAALMLGATGYALQAKPGLAGAPAASKKAAVDDEGVARMRELRGAMFGRFTSLDTAFFPADALIRTGNPDSAARMMLGAVRQEPQNAALWTWLGMTLVEADQGTMSPAAGLAFRRATTLAPGHPGPFFFYGMAQARAGQPEAAVPLLQRAYQFAPERAEYRADIARALIQIQMLAAIRARAAQAPAQ encoded by the coding sequence ATGGGATGGGTGATGCTCGCGCTGGTTGGGGCGACCGCGTTCGGACTGCTCGGACTGTTCGGCGCGCCGCGCGCCCTGTGGAGCTTTGGTGCGGCGGCACTGATGCTCGGCGCGACCGGTTATGCGCTTCAGGCGAAACCTGGGCTCGCGGGGGCACCAGCGGCGAGCAAGAAGGCTGCGGTCGATGACGAGGGCGTAGCGCGGATGCGCGAACTGCGCGGAGCGATGTTTGGGCGCTTCACCTCGCTCGATACCGCATTCTTCCCCGCCGACGCGCTGATCCGCACCGGAAATCCCGATAGCGCGGCGCGGATGATGCTGGGCGCGGTGCGACAGGAGCCGCAAAATGCGGCGCTGTGGACATGGCTTGGCATGACGCTGGTCGAAGCGGATCAGGGGACGATGTCGCCCGCTGCGGGGCTCGCATTTCGGCGTGCGACGACGCTGGCCCCCGGGCATCCCGGGCCGTTCTTCTTCTATGGCATGGCGCAGGCTCGAGCAGGGCAGCCGGAGGCGGCGGTACCGCTATTGCAGCGTGCCTATCAGTTCGCGCCTGAGCGTGCGGAGTATCGTGCGGACATCGCCCGCGCACTGATCCAGATCCAGATGCTCGCGGCGATCCGTGCGCGGGCAGCTCAGGCCCCCGCACAATAA
- the fabZ gene encoding 3-hydroxyacyl-ACP dehydratase FabZ, whose amino-acid sequence MSDAAEGKAAIGPLDVTRVMAALPHRYPMLLVDRVEQLIPDERIVAIKAVSINEEFFQGHFPGRPIMPGVLQVEALAQAAGVLAVESLGLAGTGKLVYFMSIDGVKFRKPVEPGVLLRLEVEFVQKRSRICKFSGKAYLGDDLATECEFTAMIADPPSA is encoded by the coding sequence GTGAGCGACGCCGCCGAAGGAAAGGCCGCGATCGGCCCGCTCGACGTGACACGGGTGATGGCGGCTCTTCCGCACCGCTATCCGATGTTGCTTGTCGATCGGGTCGAACAGCTGATCCCCGACGAGCGCATCGTCGCGATCAAGGCGGTGTCGATCAACGAGGAGTTCTTCCAGGGGCATTTCCCCGGAAGGCCGATCATGCCCGGCGTCCTCCAGGTGGAGGCGCTGGCGCAGGCGGCGGGTGTGCTCGCGGTTGAGAGCCTCGGCCTCGCGGGTACCGGCAAGCTGGTCTATTTCATGTCGATCGACGGCGTGAAGTTCCGCAAGCCGGTCGAGCCGGGCGTGCTGCTCCGGCTTGAGGTTGAGTTCGTCCAGAAGCGTTCGCGCATCTGCAAGTTCTCCGGCAAGGCGTATCTGGGCGACGACCTGGCCACCGAGTGCGAATTTACCGCGATGATCGCCGATCCACCCTCGGCCTAA
- a CDS encoding M50 family metallopeptidase, whose protein sequence is MTENPGFFLYLIAFILIIGPLVFVHELGHYAAGRWFGIKAEAFSVGFGREVAGFTDKRGTRWKFGWLPLGGYVKFAGDMNPAGQPSPEWLALPAAERAQTFQAKPLWQRAIVVAAGPITNFVVAIAILGAFAGVYGEAKMPAVAGAIQPNTPAANAGLRPGDRFVAIGGRQVETFEDLMHFTSLRAGLKVRIDYVRDGQPASTEAVIGRRVEKDRFGNETSRGILGIAPSGEVIRTPVAWWQAPVVGFNRTVSLVGTMIDGLGQLILGRVPVSELGGPLRIAKYSGEMLSLGFEQFVIMAALISINLGFINLLPVPVLDGGHLLFYAVEALRRKPVEPEVMEWAFRGGMIAILALMLLVTFNDLGAFGVWRSLAGLIG, encoded by the coding sequence TTGACCGAAAACCCCGGTTTCTTTCTCTACCTGATCGCCTTCATCCTGATCATCGGGCCGCTCGTGTTCGTGCATGAGCTGGGTCATTACGCTGCCGGTCGCTGGTTCGGGATCAAGGCAGAAGCATTTTCGGTCGGTTTCGGGCGCGAAGTGGCCGGGTTCACCGACAAGCGCGGGACACGGTGGAAGTTCGGGTGGCTGCCGCTGGGCGGTTACGTCAAGTTTGCGGGCGACATGAACCCGGCGGGACAGCCCAGTCCAGAGTGGCTCGCGCTGCCTGCGGCGGAGCGTGCCCAAACCTTTCAGGCCAAGCCGCTGTGGCAGCGCGCGATTGTCGTCGCGGCGGGGCCGATCACCAATTTTGTCGTCGCGATCGCGATTCTCGGTGCGTTTGCGGGCGTCTATGGCGAGGCGAAAATGCCAGCCGTGGCGGGGGCGATCCAGCCGAACACGCCCGCAGCGAACGCAGGACTAAGGCCCGGCGATCGATTCGTTGCGATCGGCGGGCGGCAGGTCGAAACATTCGAGGACCTGATGCACTTCACCTCGCTGCGTGCGGGATTGAAGGTGCGGATCGACTATGTGCGCGACGGCCAGCCTGCGAGCACCGAGGCAGTGATCGGCCGCCGGGTCGAGAAGGACCGGTTCGGGAACGAGACAAGCCGAGGAATCCTGGGCATCGCGCCGAGTGGCGAGGTGATCCGTACGCCTGTCGCCTGGTGGCAGGCACCGGTGGTCGGATTCAACCGCACCGTGTCTCTGGTCGGGACGATGATCGACGGTCTGGGTCAGCTTATCTTGGGTCGCGTTCCGGTAAGCGAGCTGGGCGGGCCGTTGCGAATCGCCAAATATTCCGGCGAGATGCTCTCGCTCGGGTTTGAGCAGTTCGTCATCATGGCCGCGCTCATCTCGATAAATCTGGGGTTCATTAACCTGCTGCCAGTCCCGGTGCTGGATGGCGGCCATCTTCTGTTCTATGCGGTCGAAGCGCTGCGCCGGAAACCCGTCGAGCCTGAGGTGATGGAATGGGCATTTCGCGGCGGGATGATTGCGATACTGGCGTTGATGCTGCTGGTTACATTCAACGATCTGGGCGCATTTGGCGTGTGGAGAAGCCTGGCCGGGTTGATCGGCTGA
- a CDS encoding DsbE family thiol:disulfide interchange protein: protein MSRWKLWLPLIGFAALISVAIFGLRGPGEAVVKSALVGKPLPEFALPAMVQGKSGLTRADLATGKPRLLNVFASWCVPCIAEAPQLMKLKAAGVQIDAVAIADTPEAVATFLSRHGDPYARVGDDRQRAVQIGLGSSGVPETFVIDGQGRIAMQHIGDIREDDVPKLLAALEAAR, encoded by the coding sequence ATGAGCCGCTGGAAGCTGTGGCTGCCGCTGATCGGTTTTGCCGCGCTGATTAGCGTCGCGATCTTCGGCCTGCGCGGACCTGGTGAGGCGGTGGTCAAGTCGGCTTTGGTCGGCAAGCCGCTGCCCGAGTTCGCCCTGCCCGCGATGGTGCAGGGCAAGTCGGGCCTGACCCGCGCCGACCTTGCCACCGGCAAGCCGCGTCTGCTCAACGTCTTTGCCAGCTGGTGCGTACCGTGCATTGCCGAGGCACCGCAGCTCATGAAGCTCAAGGCCGCCGGGGTGCAGATCGACGCGGTCGCGATCGCCGACACGCCTGAGGCGGTGGCGACATTCCTGTCGCGACATGGCGACCCCTATGCGCGGGTCGGCGACGACCGGCAGCGCGCGGTACAGATCGGACTCGGCTCGTCGGGCGTTCCGGAGACCTTCGTGATCGACGGGCAGGGGCGGATCGCGATGCAGCATATCGGCGATATCCGCGAGGATGACGTGCCGAAGCTGCTCGCGGCGTTGGAGGCCGCGCGATGA
- a CDS encoding cytochrome c-type biogenesis protein has protein sequence MSLILAIALAAGAPADLGYTQLPDARQEQAAADLMFELRCLVCQGQSIADSDVSMAADMRRVVRQKIAAGEKPDDVRAWLIERYGSYVTYDPPLSWATAPLWFTPLLLLALGLWIARGSFRRRRG, from the coding sequence ATGAGCCTGATCCTCGCCATTGCCCTGGCCGCAGGGGCACCCGCCGATCTCGGCTACACACAGCTGCCCGATGCGCGGCAGGAGCAAGCTGCGGCGGACCTGATGTTCGAGCTGCGCTGCCTGGTGTGCCAAGGCCAGTCGATTGCGGACAGCGACGTGTCGATGGCCGCCGACATGCGCCGCGTTGTGCGCCAGAAGATCGCAGCGGGAGAGAAGCCCGACGATGTCCGCGCGTGGCTGATCGAACGTTATGGCAGCTATGTGACCTATGACCCGCCATTGAGCTGGGCCACAGCGCCTTTGTGGTTCACACCGTTGCTGTTGCTCGCGCTGGGCCTCTGGATCGCGCGCGGCAGTTTCCGCAGGAGGCGCGGCTGA
- the rpmE gene encoding 50S ribosomal protein L31 produces the protein MKADTHPDYHMIKVQMTDGTVYETRSTWGKEGDVMQLEIDPLAHPAWTGGRGHLLDSGGQVARFNKRFGGLSLSKK, from the coding sequence GTGAAGGCCGATACGCACCCCGATTATCACATGATCAAGGTCCAGATGACCGACGGTACCGTGTACGAGACTCGCTCGACCTGGGGCAAGGAAGGCGATGTGATGCAGCTGGAAATCGATCCGTTGGCGCACCCGGCCTGGACCGGCGGCCGCGGCCACCTGCTCGATAGCGGCGGCCAGGTCGCGCGCTTCAACAAGCGTTTCGGCGGACTCTCGCTCTCCAAGAAGTGA
- a CDS encoding OmpH family outer membrane protein: MRNTKTILAVIAAAGATFGAGAAAAQALVDTKVAIVDVERIMSSCTACTAAATQLQAQRTQLQQYAQQQGTPLQTEETALQAALKAANGKPDAALTARIQAFQQRQQTAQQQFSERQQTFQRNVQYVNQQVAQRMVPVIEQISQQRGAHIAMAKDSVLYAATNIDITDAVLAALNQQLPSVQTVAPPPQQQPAQPTQPAPTGR; the protein is encoded by the coding sequence ATGCGTAATACCAAGACCATTCTCGCGGTGATCGCCGCTGCGGGCGCGACGTTCGGCGCTGGCGCCGCCGCCGCGCAGGCGCTCGTCGACACCAAGGTCGCGATCGTCGATGTCGAACGCATCATGAGCAGCTGCACCGCCTGTACCGCCGCAGCGACTCAGCTCCAGGCGCAGCGCACCCAGTTGCAGCAATATGCGCAGCAGCAGGGCACGCCGCTCCAGACTGAGGAAACCGCGCTTCAGGCCGCGCTCAAGGCAGCAAATGGCAAGCCCGATGCAGCGCTTACCGCACGTATCCAGGCGTTCCAGCAGCGCCAGCAGACCGCGCAGCAGCAGTTCAGCGAGCGTCAGCAGACGTTCCAGCGCAACGTCCAGTATGTGAACCAGCAGGTTGCACAGCGGATGGTGCCGGTTATCGAGCAGATTTCGCAGCAGCGCGGCGCGCATATCGCGATGGCGAAGGATTCGGTGCTGTATGCGGCGACCAACATCGACATCACCGATGCGGTCCTCGCCGCGCTGAACCAGCAGCTGCCGAGCGTTCAGACCGTCGCTCCGCCGCCGCAGCAGCAACCGGCACAGCCGACCCAGCCGGCACCCACCGGCCGGTGA
- the cmk gene encoding (d)CMP kinase — translation MIIAVDGPAASGKGTIARALARHFALPYLDTGLLYRAVAATVLRDEQDPTQEADAVAATSFDDLLLADEWLRTDEVGKAASIVSAHPLVRAALLQRQKRFAVQPAGAILDGRDIGTVIAPDADAKLFVKATPMIRARRRHAELRKSGSGVSLDRVLADIRARDERDSKRTEAPLIAAPDAAVLDTSFLSIEAAVQKAIQLVEAQLAQKAAAR, via the coding sequence ATGATCATCGCCGTCGACGGACCCGCAGCTTCCGGCAAAGGCACCATCGCCCGCGCGCTGGCGCGCCATTTCGCCCTGCCTTATCTCGATACCGGCCTGCTCTACCGCGCGGTTGCCGCCACGGTACTGCGCGATGAACAGGACCCAACACAGGAGGCCGACGCGGTCGCGGCGACCAGTTTCGACGACCTGCTGCTCGCCGATGAATGGCTGCGCACCGATGAGGTCGGCAAGGCCGCCTCGATCGTTTCGGCGCACCCTTTGGTTCGCGCCGCCTTGCTTCAGCGGCAAAAACGATTCGCAGTGCAACCCGCCGGGGCGATCCTGGACGGGCGCGATATCGGCACGGTCATCGCCCCCGACGCCGACGCCAAGCTGTTCGTCAAGGCGACCCCGATGATCCGCGCACGCCGCCGCCATGCCGAACTGCGCAAGAGCGGATCAGGGGTTAGCCTCGACCGGGTCCTCGCCGATATCCGCGCCCGCGACGAACGCGACAGCAAGCGCACCGAAGCGCCGCTGATCGCCGCACCCGATGCTGCCGTGCTGGACACCAGCTTTCTGTCGATCGAGGCGGCGGTGCAAAAGGCGATCCAGCTGGTCGAGGCGCAACTGGCGCAAAAGGCAGCAGCGCGCTGA
- a CDS encoding heme lyase CcmF/NrfE family subunit encodes MIAEAGLAALWFAAALALLQLVAAALGLRLHSSASGNDLIAAVRPVAIVQGLLAALSFALLITLFVQSDMSVLLVAQNSHSAKPMLYKVAGAWGNHEGSMLLWVTVLALSGGAIALLERQLDRATLTATLGAQAAIALGFYAFLLIASNPFTRLDPPALDGLGLNPLLQDPGLAFHPPTLYFGYVGLSVAFSFAVGAMLTGVVGPAFARAMRPWVLAAWVFLTIGITAGSYWAYYELGWGGWWFWDPVENASLMPWLAATALLHSVNVLAARDGLRAWTLMLAVVAFSMSMLGTFLVRSGILTSVHAFAVDPTRGSFILVLLALYIGGALLLFALRAGTIRAGQGFDPLSREGGLVLNNLLLTVILGIVLIGTLYPIVAQAMGEQLSVGPPFFNKTAGPIALLLVAAMAVGPLLKWRRDNANAVLGKLTVPVAAAMLAMAATFVLAPGTGWMEIVALGLAAGLTIASFAPLWKRNLLRTPLFTWGMVIAHFGVAVSLAGMAMDSAFTKERLVAATYGQPYQVGPWRVVLDGVGPAIGDNWSAIEGRVTARRDDGPAILLRPQRRFYASPPTDTAEAAIRTRWDGQLYAVLGEQDAQGRWQLRLWWKPFVTLIWFGGGLIALGGALSLFGRLFRERRNARRREEAE; translated from the coding sequence ATGATCGCCGAAGCTGGGCTGGCGGCATTGTGGTTCGCAGCGGCATTGGCGCTGCTCCAACTGGTCGCGGCGGCGCTGGGGTTGCGGCTGCATTCGAGCGCGTCGGGGAATGACCTGATCGCGGCGGTCCGTCCGGTGGCAATCGTTCAGGGGCTGCTTGCCGCACTGTCCTTTGCGCTGCTCATCACTCTGTTCGTCCAGTCAGACATGTCGGTATTGCTGGTTGCGCAGAACAGCCATTCGGCCAAGCCGATGCTCTACAAGGTGGCGGGCGCATGGGGGAACCATGAAGGCTCGATGCTGCTCTGGGTCACCGTGCTGGCGCTGTCGGGCGGAGCGATTGCGTTGCTGGAGCGGCAGCTTGATCGCGCGACGCTGACCGCGACTTTGGGCGCGCAGGCGGCGATTGCATTGGGCTTCTATGCTTTCCTGCTTATCGCTTCGAACCCGTTCACCCGGCTCGATCCGCCGGCGCTGGACGGGCTGGGTCTCAACCCGCTGTTGCAGGATCCCGGTCTCGCCTTCCACCCGCCGACGCTGTATTTCGGCTATGTCGGCCTGTCGGTGGCCTTTTCCTTCGCGGTGGGCGCGATGCTGACGGGGGTGGTCGGCCCGGCGTTCGCGCGCGCGATGCGGCCCTGGGTGCTTGCGGCCTGGGTGTTCCTGACGATCGGCATCACGGCAGGCAGCTATTGGGCCTATTATGAGCTGGGCTGGGGCGGCTGGTGGTTCTGGGATCCGGTCGAGAATGCGTCGCTGATGCCGTGGCTTGCCGCGACGGCGCTGCTTCATTCGGTCAATGTCCTGGCGGCGCGCGACGGGCTGCGCGCCTGGACGCTGATGCTTGCGGTGGTCGCCTTTTCGATGTCGATGCTCGGCACCTTTCTGGTCCGCTCGGGTATTCTGACGAGCGTCCATGCCTTTGCGGTCGATCCGACGCGCGGGTCGTTCATTCTGGTGCTGCTCGCACTCTACATCGGTGGAGCGCTGCTGCTGTTCGCGTTGCGGGCAGGTACGATCCGGGCCGGGCAGGGGTTCGATCCGCTGAGCCGCGAGGGCGGACTGGTGCTCAACAACCTGTTGCTGACCGTCATTCTCGGCATTGTGCTGATCGGTACCCTGTATCCGATCGTTGCGCAGGCGATGGGCGAGCAACTCTCGGTCGGGCCGCCCTTCTTCAACAAGACTGCCGGGCCGATCGCATTGCTGCTGGTCGCGGCGATGGCCGTGGGGCCGCTGCTCAAATGGCGGCGCGACAATGCCAATGCGGTGCTGGGCAAGCTGACCGTGCCGGTCGCTGCGGCTATGCTGGCGATGGCGGCAACCTTCGTATTGGCACCCGGCACCGGGTGGATGGAGATCGTTGCGCTGGGGCTTGCCGCCGGTCTGACGATCGCGAGCTTCGCGCCGCTGTGGAAGCGTAACCTGCTGCGTACGCCGCTTTTCACCTGGGGCATGGTGATCGCGCATTTCGGTGTCGCAGTCAGTCTCGCCGGGATGGCGATGGACAGTGCCTTCACCAAGGAGCGGTTGGTCGCGGCAACCTATGGCCAGCCCTATCAGGTCGGGCCGTGGCGCGTGGTGCTTGATGGGGTGGGCCCGGCGATCGGCGACAATTGGTCGGCGATCGAGGGGCGGGTGACTGCCCGCCGCGATGACGGCCCGGCGATCCTGCTGCGGCCGCAACGCCGCTTCTACGCATCGCCCCCCACCGACACCGCCGAGGCGGCGATCCGGACCCGCTGGGACGGGCAGCTTTATGCCGTGCTGGGGGAGCAGGATGCGCAGGGGCGCTGGCAGCTGCGGCTGTGGTGGAAGCCGTTCGTGACCTTGATCTGGTTCGGCGGCGGGCTGATTGCGCTCGGCGGCGCGTTGTCGCTGTTCGGGCGGCTGTTCCGCGAGCGGCGCAATGCGCGGCGGCGGGAGGAGGCGGAATGA